Proteins from one Zonotrichia albicollis isolate bZonAlb1 chromosome 38, bZonAlb1.hap1, whole genome shotgun sequence genomic window:
- the ZNF865 gene encoding zinc finger protein 865, whose protein sequence is MEANVSDESGPFPAYPFDFLDFLTHQQRPEPPEPFEPPPKALPLPPPHFEYAPPAPFERGPLPKHKPEPSSSSSSSSSHPKKPEGSLGGGAPLGGSPFPPPPLPPPPQPLFEAGGAFPSSQWGIVDLSGHQHLFGGGALKRGPAPPPGSPAPSAGPAPQEGKEGRSYFRRLKYLVERRWACPRGFRPHLPQVGGAAGGGAEGARPYECRTCGRTYSHGSSLVRHRRCHREGRAGPGADTPSGGGAAANGVGALGNVNAAANGVNAVTSGVNATANGVNSLANVNATANGVTVAANGVSSLANVSAAANGINAAPSGVNAVANGVNALVNINTVTSGVNTMTSGVNTVANGVNVVASKVNAVANVNVPPNGVNTAASGVNTVANVNAVTSGVSAATGGVNAVTSGVSAVTGGVNTPPNRVNTVANEVNATNRVNVVPNGVNTVANVNVAASGVNVMANGVNVVASRVTTANGVSTTNAIAVPPNGANAAAARLTVANGVNVLANINGANALTVAVTAASGGVTAASSGVPPALGAPPAIPMVPNALVAASGVANLVSPAVPVLLAPVGVLPGAGAAPPPAEGPFPCPLCWKAFKKPSHLAQHQIIHTGEKPFACAACGRAFNRRESLTRHVRTTHAAAPARRLPCAVCGKEFRDAAYLLRHQGSHGAPRPAHRCDVCGKAYAAPQSLLRHRRAHVAGTGTANTTGSASTPGAGGGRSFACQVCGRGFGRRETLRRHERIHTGEKPHECAVCGKRFRESFHLRKHRVVHTRERPYRCDTCGKAFGYPQSLTRHRQVHRDAAAEAAGPALPGCGACGQRLPGLLRAAAAHKEPVGTAAGPHGCDTCGQVFGFLENLVWHRLVHAPAAAAPAQAIPQEEEEEEGEEPTAAPPERPPAPPSSARLTCGRCGRSFKGAAALVAHRYSHRAPALHRRCGACGRLCPSALALLRHRRRHLRRSPALCRACGRRFWAAALLRRHRRCCPTRPRPAHPRRPRPEPAQAPPPPRRPRPEPAQAPPTPPRRHRPPRRCRTCGRSFRFRGNLLEHRRRHLGERVYRCERCGKCFFYLGSLARHLRGHHRNRDRNRDRNRDRKRDGHVRCQRCQRGLNGAATPERLRCQAGDKGAQGGAQGGAQGGAKGAGQ, encoded by the coding sequence ATGGAGGCGAACGTGAGCGACGAGAGCGGCCCGTTCCCGGCGTACCCGTTCGATTTCCTGGATTTCCTGACGCACCAGCAGCGCCCGGAGCCCCCCGAGCCCTTCGAGCCCCCCCCCAAGGCGCTGCCgctgccccctccccatttcGAGTACGCGCCCCCCGCCCCCTTCGAGCGCGGCCCCCTCCCCAAGCACAAACCggagccttcctcctcctcctcctcatcctcctcgcaccccaaaaaacccgaGGGGTCCCTTGGGGGGGGGGCGCCCCTGGGGGGGTCCCCGTTCCCCCCCCCGCCCctgccgccccctccccaaCCGTTATTTGAGGCTGGGGGCGCCTTCCCCTCCTCCCAATGGGGCATCGTGGACCTGTCCGGCCACCAGCACCTGTTCGGGGGCGGGGCTCTGAAacgcggccccgcccccccgcCCGGGAGCCCCGCCCCCAGCGCCGGGCCCGCCCcccaggaggggaaggaggggcgGAGCTACTTCCGGCGCCTCAAGTACCTGGTGGAGCGGCGCTGGGCGTGTCCCCGCGGCTTCCGGCCGCACCTGCCGCAGgtgggcggggccgcggggggcggggccgagGGGGCGCGGCCCTACGAGTGCCGCACCTGCGGCCGCACCTACAGCCACGGCTCCAGCCTGGTGCGGCACCGGCGCTGCCACCGCGAGGGgagggcggggccgggcgcggaCACGCCCAGCGGGGGAGGAGCGGCGGCCAATGGGGTCGGAGCGCTGGGAAACGTCAATGCGGCGGCCAATGGGGTCAACGCAGTGACCAGTGGGGTCAACGCAACGGCCAATGGGGTCAACTCGTTGGCCAACGTCAACGCAACGGCCAATGGGGTCACTGTAGCAGCCAATGGGGTCAGCTCATTGGCTAATGTCAGCGCGGCAGCCAATGGCATCAACGCAGCACCCAGTGGGGTCAACGCAGTGGCCAATGGGGTCAACGCCTTGGTCAACATCAACACAGTGACCAGTGGGGTCAACACAATGACCAGTGGAGTCAACACGGTGGCCAACGGGGTCAACGTGGTGGCCAGCAAGGTCAATGCGGTGGCCAACGTCAACGTGCCACCCAATGGAGTCAACACAGCGGCCAGCGGGGTCAACACGGTGGCCAACGTCAATGCAGTGACCAGTGGGGTCAGCGCAGCGACCGGTGGGGTCAACGCAGTGaccagtggggtcagtgcagtgacCGGTGGGGTCAACACGCCGCCCAACAGGGTCAACACAGTGGCCAATGAGGTCAACGCAACCAACAGAGTCAACGTGGTGCCCAACGGGGTCAACACGGTGGCCAACGTCAACGTGGCAGCCAGTGGGGTCAACGTGATGGCCAATGGGGTCAACGTGGTGGCCAGCAGAGTGACCACGGCCAACGGGGTCAGCACCACCAACGCCATCGCCGTGCCACCCAACGGTGCCAACGCCGCGGCCGCCCGGCTCACCGTGGCCAACGGCGTCAACGTCCTGGCCAACATCAACGGCGCCAACGCCCTGACCGTGGCCGTCACCGCGGCGTCCGGCGGGGTCACCGCGGCGTCCAGCGGCGTCCCCCCGGCCCTGGGCGCGCCCCCCGCCATCCCCATGGTGCCCAACGCCCTGGTGGCCGCCTCGGGCGTGGCCAACCTGGTGTCGCCGGCCGTGCCGGTGCTGCTGGCGCCCGTGGGGGTCCTGCCCGgcgccggggccgcgccgccgcccgccgagGGCCCGTTCCCGTGCCCGCTGTGCTGGAAGGCCTTCAAGAAGCCGAGCCACCTGGCGCAGCACCAGATCATCCACACGGGCGAGAAGCCGTTCGCCTGCGCGGCCTGCGGGCGCGCCTTCAACCGGCGCGAGAGCCTGACGCGGCACGTGCGCACCACGCACGCGGCGGCGCCGGCGCGGCGCCTGCCCTGCGCCGTCTGCGGCAAGGAGTTCCGCGACGCCGCCTACCTGCTGCGGCACCAGGGCAGCCACGGCGCGCCGCGCCCCGCGCACCGCTGCGACGTGTGCGGCAAGGCCTACGCCGCGCCCCAGAGCCTGCTGCGGCACCGGCGCGCGCACGTCGCCGGAACCGGCACCGCCAACACCACCGGAAGTGCCAGCACGCCTGGTGCGGGCGGTGGGCGGAGCTTCGCGTGCCAGGTGTGCGGGCGCGGCTTCGGGCGGCGCGAGACGCTGCGGCGGCACgagcgcatccacaccggggagaagcCGCACGAGTGCGCCGTGTGCGGGAAGCGCTTCCGCGAGTCGTTCCACCTGCGCAAGCACCGCGTGGTGCACACGCGCGAGCGGCCCTACCGCTGCGACACCTGCGGCAAGGCCTTCGGCTACCCGCAGAGCCTGACGCGGCACCGCCAGGTGCACCGCGACGCCGCGGCcgaggcggcggggccggcgctgccggggtGCGGGGCGTGCGGGCAGCGCCTGCCGGGGCTgctgcgggcggcggcggcgcacAAGGAGCCGGTGGGAACGGCGGCGGGGCCGCACGGCTGCGACACCTGCGGGCAGGTGTTCGGCTTCCTGGAGAACCTGGTGTGGCACCGCCTGGTGCACGCGCCCGCGGCGGCCGCGCCTGCGCAGGCGATcccccaggaggaggaggaggaggagggggaggagccaaCAGCGGCCCCGCCCGagcggccgccggccccgcccagCTCCGCCCGCCTCACCTGCGGCAGGTGCGGGCGCAGCTTCAAGGGCGCGGCGGCGCTGGTGGCGCACCGGTACTCGCACCGGGCCCCGGCCCTGCACCGGCGCTGCGGCGCCTGCGGGCGGCTCTGCCCCAGCGCGCTGGCGCTGCTGCGGCACCGGCGGCGGCACCTGCGCCGCTCCCCCGCGCTCTGCCGCGCCTGCGGCCGCCGCTTCTGGGCCGCGGCGCTGCTGCGGCGCCACCGGCGCTGCTGCCCCACCCGCCCGCGCCCCGCCCAcccgcgccggccccgccccgagCCCgcccaggccccgcccccgccgcgccggccccgccccgagCCCGCCCAGGCACCGCCCACGCCCCCGCGGCGGCACCGCCCCCCCCGGCGCTGCCGCACCTGCGGGCGCAGCTTCCGCTTCCGGGGCAACCTGCTGGAGCACCGGCGGCGCCACCTGGGCGAGCGGGTGTACCGGTGCGAGCGCTGCGGGAAATGCTTCTTCTACCTGGGCTCGCTGGCGCGGCACCTGCGCGGGCACCACCGGAACCGCGACCGGAACCGCGACCGGAACCGGGACCGGAAACGGGACGGGCACGTGCGGTGCCAGCGGTGCCAGCGCGGCCTCAACGGGGCCGCGACGCCGGAACGGCTCCGGTGCCAAGCGGGGGACAAGGGGGCGCAGGGCGGGGCGCAGGGCGGGGCGCAGGGCGGGGCCAAGGGGGCGGGGCAGTGA